The stretch of DNA CGCATGAAGCGTGACGCCAAGACGGAAAGGGCCGCCCACCGAGTGCTGGAGCAAGCCGGGTTCGCGAAGGTGTCGTACGCCCTGCGCCATTACACCGGCGCGCACAGGAACGATTACACCATGATGGACCCGGACGATTGGGTAGCCTTCATGGCTTTCGATTTTCCCAGGCTCGAGTCCCAAGGCTGGCGCCTGGAGACAGACGAAAATTTCCGTTTTCGCGTGGCGCGGGTGTCTGATTGGTCGGCGCGAATCGAGACATCGGGCCAGGATTGGTTCGACTTTCATCTCGAAGCCGATATCGATGGTAAGCGCTCCGACTTGCTGCCCATCGTGTTGGCCGCTCTACGCGACGATGCGGACTTGGCCCTCACGCTGAACGATCCCAAAACCGCCGCGGACCAGCAGATCATCCTTACGCTAGACGATGGTCGTTTGTTCCCCGCGCCCGTCGCGCGCTTGCGTGGCATCTTGGCCATCGTGCACGAGTTGCTCGACAAGGACAGTGACACGGCGCGGCTACCACGATTGGACGCGGCGCGCTTGGCACATCTGGAAGCATCCACCGATCTGCGCTGGCAAGGCGGCGAGGACCTGCGCGCGCTGGGGCGGCGGCTTGCGCACTTCGAGCGCATCGCCCAGGTGGCCGCGCCGCCTGGTTTTGGGGCGTCACTACGCGCCTACCAGAGCGATGGCCTGTCGTGGATTGGGTTTTTGCGCGAGTTCGGTATCAACGGAATTCTCGCCGACGACATGGGCCTGGGCAAGACCGTGCAGGCACTTGCCCACGTGCTGCTGGAAAAGCAGAGCGGGCGCTTGGACCGGCCGGTGCTCGTAATTTCGCCCACCAGCGTGCTGCCCAACTGGCGCGCCGAGGCCCAGCGCTTCGCGCCGCAACTGCGCGTGCACGTCTCCCACGGATTGGACCGTAAGGCCGCCTTTGGCCAGTTCGCGAATGCCGACGTGGTGCTCACCACCTATCCCTTGCTCGCCCGCGACAAGGATGTCCTGCTCAAACAACCATTCCACTTGGTGATCCTCGACGAAGCCCAACTCATCAAGAACGCACAGACCCAGGCGGCGCGCATCGCCGGCCAGTTGAATGCGCGCCACCGCCTGTGCATGACGGGAACGCCCCTGGAAAATCATCTGGGCGAACTATGGTCGTTGTTCCACTTCCTGATGCCAGGGTTTCTCGGGGACGAGAAAACCTTTCGCCGCACCTATCGCACTCCCATCGAGAAGCACGGCGACGAATTCAGAAGGCAAAGCCTCGCCCGGCGCATCCGCCCTTTCATCTTGCGCCGCACGAAGGAGCAAGTGGCCGCCGAATTGCCGCCCAAGAGCGAGATCCTGCGCAGCGTGGAATTCGGGGGGGCGCAGCGGGACCTCTACGAAGCCGTGCGAGTCAGCTTGCACGAGAAAGTGCGCGCCGAAATTCAAGCGCGCGGATTCGCGCAGAGCCACATCATCGTGCTCGATGCGCTTCTCAAGTTGCGCCAAATCTGTTGCGACCCGCGCTTGCTCAAGATCGACGCAGCCAAGAAAGTGAGGGACTCCGCCAAACTGCAAATGCTCATGGAGATGCTGCCGGAGCTGATCGATGAGGGCCGCAGCGTGCTGCTGTTCTCCCAGTTCACCAGCATGCTCGCTCTGATCGAAGAGCGACTCAAGGCGCTTGGCATTCGCTACGTAAAGCTCACGGGCGACACCCGCAACCGCGAGCAACCGGTAAAGGCCTTCCAAAACGGCGAGGTGAAGTTGTTCCTCATCAGCCTGAAGGCCGGCGGCACCGGCTTGAATCTTACCGCCGCCGACACGGTGATTCATTACGACCCGTGGTGGAACCCCGCGGTGGAAAACCAAGCTACCGACCGCGCGCACCGCATCGGGCAAGACAAACCGGTGTTCGTCTACAAACTCATTGTCGCCGGCAGCGTGGAAGAAAAGATCACGGCCATGCAGAAGAACAAGGCGGCACTGGCCGCGAGCTTGCTGGACGGCGCCCAGAAGGGCGGGACCGCCCTGAGTGCCGAGGACATAGCGGCATTGTTCGAGCCGATGGCGTAGGCGTAGAGCGCGGGGAATACGAGTTCAACGAGTATTGAGTCAGTGCGCGGTGCTACAGAAATTTCCGAGTAAACGAGAAAGTTCTTCGGACCGGTTCTCCAGCGTGGCAAAACTGCGGTCACTCTCTTCGATGGTGACGATCCGCGCATGGGGCGGGGGGCTGGACTTCCGACCAAACACCACCTTCGGCTGTCGACGAGCCATCGTCGACCTTGGGCTTGCTCGCGCTCGGTCTTTGTAGTATTTCCTACATGCGCTCGCGCCGACGAAGTGCGCGGAGTGGCTGTGCAGGAGAAGTAGTACAACAAGCATGAGAGCGCCTCGGAGCCCACCGCTCCGAGGCGCAGAGAGTGCGGCTCGTGCGGTCTGAAGAGCTCACCTAGCTAGATCGCCATCATATCGACGAACTCGTTCACCGGGGTGGCATCGAGTTTCTTGGCGTCTAGACAAAGATCCAGGATGGCTTGTTGCTGTTTCGCGGGAAAGCGGCGCGCTAAATTCGTCTTGAATTTTTCCACCAGCACGGGCATGCCTTCCTTGCGGCGGCGTTTGTGGCCGATGGGGTATTCCACCACGATCTCCTTCATCTTCTTGCCGTCCTTGAATTCCACCGTGAGGGCGTTGGCGATGGAGCGCTTCTCGGGGTCGTGATAATCCTTGGTGAATTGCTTGTCTTCCACGCATTCGATCTTGTCGCGCAGCTTGTCGATGCGCGGATCATTGGCGATGTTATCTTCGTAGTCCGGCGCCGTGAGGCGGCCGAAGAGAATCGGCACGGCCACCATGTATTGCACGCAATGATCGCGGTCGGCCGGGTTGTTGAGCGGCCCTTTCTTGTCGATGATGCGGATGCAGGCTTCGTGGGTGCGGATGGTGATTTTCTTGATGTCCTCGGCGCTTTTCTTGAGCTTGGCAAGATCCGCGTGAATCTGCATGGCGGCTTCCACGGCGGTCTGGGAATGGAATTCCGCTGGGAAGGATATCTTGAACAGCACGTTCTCCATCACGTAGGAGCCGTAGGGGCGCTGGAACTTGAAAGCGTTGCCCTTGAACAGCACGTCGTAGAAACCCCAGCCCTTGGCGCTTAGCACGGAGGGATAACCCATCTCGCCGGTCT from Betaproteobacteria bacterium encodes:
- a CDS encoding helicase SNF2, giving the protein MTAYTLRDIERNLDSRFVERGSQYAREGHVSALKRGERPGSLTARVKGNEIQPYEVSVLVVRGRTGANIYGVCSCPMHINCKHVAAALLAHLNGSAEPARPKAAPAPAARPRAPAPVRKEMSPALQSWLDLTARTAAPEVPTEQYAPGTIHRLLYVLKIHEHLGERRLGLRTMIARILKSGEYGSAASWTNVQGALERPPAFVLADDLRVLRQLLLDAQRSVDGSFFLHGANGADLLARMLATGRCHWDSLRGPALKLAGERTGSIAWEFDHLGTQRLRIATQPASNTFLPLGPPWYVDTERGECGPIVLAVPMHLADLLARTPEIPMDQVEPVQSSLAALRMGAHVPLPVVPETQDVSAKTITPCLRLMSLVTHGIYGARNHPFGEPLEVATLSFDYDGVPVARDTPGLVTSFRDGKLWRMKRDAKTERAAHRVLEQAGFAKVSYALRHYTGAHRNDYTMMDPDDWVAFMAFDFPRLESQGWRLETDENFRFRVARVSDWSARIETSGQDWFDFHLEADIDGKRSDLLPIVLAALRDDADLALTLNDPKTAADQQIILTLDDGRLFPAPVARLRGILAIVHELLDKDSDTARLPRLDAARLAHLEASTDLRWQGGEDLRALGRRLAHFERIAQVAAPPGFGASLRAYQSDGLSWIGFLREFGINGILADDMGLGKTVQALAHVLLEKQSGRLDRPVLVISPTSVLPNWRAEAQRFAPQLRVHVSHGLDRKAAFGQFANADVVLTTYPLLARDKDVLLKQPFHLVILDEAQLIKNAQTQAARIAGQLNARHRLCMTGTPLENHLGELWSLFHFLMPGFLGDEKTFRRTYRTPIEKHGDEFRRQSLARRIRPFILRRTKEQVAAELPPKSEILRSVEFGGAQRDLYEAVRVSLHEKVRAEIQARGFAQSHIIVLDALLKLRQICCDPRLLKIDAAKKVRDSAKLQMLMEMLPELIDEGRSVLLFSQFTSMLALIEERLKALGIRYVKLTGDTRNREQPVKAFQNGEVKLFLISLKAGGTGLNLTAADTVIHYDPWWNPAVENQATDRAHRIGQDKPVFVYKLIVAGSVEEKITAMQKNKAALAASLLDGAQKGGTALSAEDIAALFEPMA
- a CDS encoding bifunctional 2-methylcitrate dehydratase/aconitate hydratase, with translation MSAHISNVRPKPDKVLADIAHYVSNYTIRSQEAYDTARYCLMDTLGCGFEALEYPACTKLLGPVVPGTMVPNGAKVPGTSFQLDPIQAAFNIGTMIRWLDFNDTWLAAEWGHPSDNLGGILAAADWLSRNALAKGKKPFTVKDVLTAMIKAHEIQGCIALENSFNKVGLDHVVLVKVASTAVVAEMMGLNKEEIINALSLAWVDGQALRTYRHTPNTGSRKSWAAGDATSRAVRLALIAKTGEMGYPSVLSAKGWGFYDVLFKGNAFKFQRPYGSYVMENVLFKISFPAEFHSQTAVEAAMQIHADLAKLKKSAEDIKKITIRTHEACIRIIDKKGPLNNPADRDHCVQYMVAVPILFGRLTAPDYEDNIANDPRIDKLRDKIECVEDKQFTKDYHDPEKRSIANALTVEFKDGKKMKEIVVEYPIGHKRRRKEGMPVLVEKFKTNLARRFPAKQQQAILDLCLDAKKLDATPVNEFVDMMAI